In Elephas maximus indicus isolate mEleMax1 chromosome 7, mEleMax1 primary haplotype, whole genome shotgun sequence, the following proteins share a genomic window:
- the LOC126080888 gene encoding olfactory receptor 10V1, whose translation MEGINKTSKTQFFFCPFSTHSEVQMVIFVAFLVMYLISLSGNATIAVTVHGNHSLHTPMYFFLSNLAVLEIFYTSCIAPLALANLLSMGKTSVSITGCGTQMFFFVFLGGADCVLLAVMAYDRLIAICYPLRYTLLMSWPLCVELVAGSLVLGFLLSLPLTILIFHLPFCNNNEIYHFYCDMPAVMRLACADTRVHETALSIISFIVLSIPLSLISISYIFIVAAILRIRSAEGRHRAFSTCSSHIIVVLLQYGCTSYIYFSPSSRYSPEMGRVVSMVYTFITPILNPLIYSMRNKDLKDALRKTLRKF comes from the coding sequence ATggaaggaataaataaaacttcAAAGACACAGttctttttttgtccattctcAACTCACTCTGAGGTGCAGATGGTGATTTTTGTGGCCTTCCTGGTGATGTACCTGATCAGCCTCAGTGGAAACGCTACCATTGCAGTCACTGTCCATGGCAACCACTccctccacactcccatgtactttttcttGTCTAACTTGGCAGTTTTGGAAATCTTCTATACATCTTGTATTGCCCCACTGGCTTTAGCTAACCTTCTGTCTATGGGCAAAACTTCTGTTTCCATCACTGGATGTGGCACccaaatgtttttctttgtcttcttgggtgGTGCTGATTGCGTCTTGCTTGCAGTCATGGCTTATGACCGGCTTATAGCAATCTGTTACCCTCTGAGATATACCCTTCTCATGAGCTGGCCCTTGTGTGTGGAACTGGTGGCCGGGTCGCTAGTGCTGGGGTTCCTGCTGTCACTGCCACTGACCATTTTAATCTTCCATCTCCCATTCTGCAACAACAATGAGATCTACCACTTCTACTGTGACATGCCTGCAGTCATGCGCCTGGCTTGTGCAGACACACGTGTTCACGAGACTGCCCTGTCTATCATCAGCTTCATTGTCCTAAGTATCCCCCTCTCACTGATCTCCATCTCCTATATTTTCATCGTGGCAGCCATTTTACGGATCCGGTCAGCAGAAGGGCGCCACcgagccttctccacctgctcctCTCACATCATAGTGGTCCTCCTGCAATATGGCTGCACCAGCTACATATATTTTTCTCCTAGTTCCAGATACTCTCCTGAGATGGGTCGGGTGGTGTCCATGGTCTACACTTTCATCACCCCTATTTTAAACCCTTTGATCTATAGTATGAGGAACAAGGACCTGAAAGATGCCTTGAGGAAGACTCTGAGAAAGTTCTAG